The Deltaproteobacteria bacterium genome contains a region encoding:
- a CDS encoding NUDIX domain-containing protein, giving the protein MTTVAAGVIVRAGAVLACQRRADGHHPLQWEFPGGKAEPGESIAACLQRELREELGIDAEIARELWFTEHTYPGREPIGLHFLLVSAYRGVETNRAFAQIRWLPVHALAALAALDFLAGDREFIARLARGEISLTA; this is encoded by the coding sequence ATGACCACCGTCGCGGCCGGTGTGATCGTGCGAGCCGGCGCAGTGCTCGCGTGTCAGCGTCGCGCCGACGGCCATCATCCGCTCCAGTGGGAGTTCCCCGGCGGCAAGGCGGAACCGGGCGAATCGATCGCCGCCTGTTTGCAGCGCGAACTGCGCGAGGAACTCGGCATCGACGCCGAGATTGCCCGCGAGTTGTGGTTCACTGAGCATACCTACCCCGGTCGTGAGCCGATCGGGTTGCACTTCCTGCTGGTGTCGGCGTATCGCGGCGTGGAGACGAATCGGGCGTTCGCCCAAATCCGCTGGCTGCCGGTCCATGCGTTGGCGGCGTTGGCGGCGCTCGACTTCCTCGCCGGCGACCGCGAGTTCATCGCCCGCCTTGCGCGTGGTGAGATCAGCTTGACTGCGTGA
- a CDS encoding MaoC family dehydratase N-terminal domain-containing protein, with protein MPVDLSAVGKQLAPTTFTYGEKDVMLYALGVGAGTDELPFTYERDLKVLPTFGVIPAFPALFAMGNVMQVNPMMVLHGEQRIELFAPIPTRGTLTSTPTIKGIYDKIKGALIVVDADTVDAKGTLLFRNTFSTFARGEGGFGGDRGPSGPKNVPPQRPPDAVVEMKTLPQQALIYRLSGDMNPLHADPDFAKMGGYDRPILHGLCTFGHVGRAVLQTYCGNDPAKFQAFDVRFSGVVFPGETIVTEMWKENATTIIVQARTKERGEVAISAAAATVVG; from the coding sequence ATGCCCGTCGATCTCAGCGCTGTCGGCAAGCAACTTGCCCCCACCACGTTCACGTACGGAGAGAAGGACGTCATGCTCTACGCGCTCGGCGTCGGCGCCGGCACGGACGAGTTGCCGTTCACCTACGAACGCGATCTGAAAGTGTTGCCGACCTTCGGCGTGATCCCCGCGTTTCCCGCGCTCTTCGCCATGGGCAACGTGATGCAAGTCAACCCGATGATGGTGCTGCACGGCGAGCAGCGCATCGAGTTGTTCGCGCCCATCCCGACACGCGGCACGTTGACATCGACGCCGACGATCAAGGGTATCTACGACAAGATCAAAGGCGCGCTCATCGTCGTCGACGCCGACACGGTCGATGCGAAGGGCACGCTGCTCTTCCGCAACACCTTCAGCACCTTCGCCCGCGGCGAAGGCGGGTTCGGCGGCGATCGCGGACCCAGTGGTCCGAAGAACGTACCGCCGCAACGCCCGCCCGACGCCGTGGTGGAGATGAAGACGTTGCCGCAGCAAGCGCTGATCTATCGCTTGTCCGGCGACATGAATCCGCTGCACGCCGATCCCGACTTTGCAAAGATGGGTGGTTACGATCGCCCGATCTTGCACGGGCTGTGCACCTTCGGCCACGTCGGCCGCGCCGTGCTGCAGACCTACTGCGGCAACGACCCGGCGAAGTTCCAAGCCTTCGACGTTCGCTTCTCCGGCGTGGTCTTCCCCGGCGAAACCATCGTCACCGAGATGTGGAAGGAGAACGCGACCACCATCATCGTCCAAGCCCGCACCAAAGAGCGCGGCGAGGTGGCGATCTCCGCCGCGGCGGCGACGGTTGTGGGGTGA
- a CDS encoding SDR family NAD(P)-dependent oxidoreductase encodes MIRLDDKVAIVTGGGRGLGRAYALALAGAGACVVVNDLGVRLDGSAPGDQSAGAVVNEIRRAGGHAIANTDSVADPAAVQRLVDSTLALFQRIDIVVNNAGIVRSRPIEAMGDADFDDVLAVHLRGTFLCTRAAMRAMRAAGRGGRIINTTSGRAYYAPSAGTANYASAKGGIISLTGVAAVEGKDAGIICNALSPLARTRMSAQYLANDQDDALDPATVAPLVVFLASDAAAGVTGQVFRVARGEIATVTTAMGPPIRSTRGRWTAEEIAERIPSIIASTPT; translated from the coding sequence ATGATTCGCCTCGACGACAAAGTAGCGATCGTGACCGGCGGCGGGCGCGGGCTCGGTCGCGCGTACGCGTTAGCGTTGGCGGGCGCCGGTGCGTGCGTGGTGGTCAACGATCTGGGAGTCCGGCTCGATGGCAGCGCGCCCGGCGATCAAAGTGCGGGCGCGGTCGTCAACGAGATTCGCCGCGCCGGCGGCCACGCGATTGCCAACACCGATTCGGTGGCGGATCCGGCCGCCGTGCAACGGCTCGTCGATTCGACGCTGGCGCTGTTTCAACGTATCGACATCGTCGTCAACAACGCCGGCATCGTGCGCAGCCGTCCGATCGAAGCGATGGGCGACGCCGACTTTGACGACGTGCTGGCGGTGCACCTGCGTGGCACCTTCCTCTGCACCCGTGCCGCCATGCGCGCCATGCGCGCGGCCGGCCGCGGCGGGCGGATCATCAACACCACATCGGGCCGCGCCTACTACGCGCCGTCTGCCGGGACCGCGAACTATGCGTCCGCGAAGGGCGGGATCATCAGCCTCACCGGCGTGGCGGCGGTCGAAGGGAAGGACGCCGGCATCATCTGCAACGCGCTGTCGCCTCTCGCGCGCACGCGGATGTCGGCGCAGTACCTCGCCAACGATCAGGACGATGCGCTCGACCCGGCGACGGTGGCGCCATTAGTGGTGTTCCTGGCGTCCGACGCGGCCGCGGGAGTCACCGGTCAAGTGTTCCGCGTGGCGCGCGGCGAGATCGCTACGGTGACGACCGCGATGGGTCCGCCGATCCGTTCGACGCGCGGGCGATGGACCGCGGAAGAGATCGCCGAACGCATTCCATCGATCATCGCATCAACACCAACGTGA
- a CDS encoding YfhO family protein, with the protein MMRRRRSLTLVLGLITYTVFFYRDQLFGDRVVVFRDAYTLFLTIDHAARTLAAFSWPPLWDPFAVLGKPFAADIETGVYYPINWLLRSLREPFGFNVSIALHHLIAASGMFALLRFRNLSLPAATLGGLVFGFGGTLVALDNLLNGLQSAIWIPWIILAFEVWCERRTAAALAGLSIAFAVAVLGAMPEFVVFANLLVLARAIDRSHSGPGPRWSTSMAALTAANVVALGLCAVQLVPLAEYLLHSSRLGGLNVEGVVDYSLHPLGVLAFALPRHYVDAGGQFHETAALWEGDFARAPWLLTLYAGAVLALLPAAFARLSRFQRAWWGGITIACLLLALGQYLPGYLWVIEHVAPLRMLRYPEKFLLVVHLALAVAVARGLEGVLQAPSRARGVAVVAASCAIGALIIGRVVAGTITLPAVLLASDLNVLGMLFGLVAATALVARTQPAVAGVAFVVLVAADLYRVNAALLPAMAWNDVRRPPRALAAMAHGADPLRIYSDGVGRPDVPAFPDSFVQEQNLLLMQNAGFHLIGNVNVPAAINLRDHERLEALLEQAPRERAAVLLGAFNVAYVTSPKPLDRPGLVLRQIPTDARDAFVYEVAPRVPRAFVPRAVRVVATADAAVTHLLNADDPSAEVAIGSDALPVGLPAAMGGSVRIESYLPERIELLAEMQTLGVVVVTDTYYPGWQATVDGAPTAIVRVNGFARGVLVDAGAHRIVMQYAPASHRIGIAISFATVFFVGFAVLRFRRAPIGSSV; encoded by the coding sequence GTGATGCGTCGTCGCCGTTCGCTCACGCTCGTGCTCGGCTTGATCACGTACACGGTCTTCTTCTATCGCGATCAGCTGTTCGGCGATCGTGTGGTGGTGTTCCGCGACGCGTACACACTCTTTCTCACCATCGATCACGCCGCGCGCACGCTGGCGGCGTTCAGTTGGCCGCCGCTGTGGGATCCGTTTGCGGTGCTCGGCAAACCCTTCGCTGCGGATATCGAGACCGGCGTCTACTATCCGATCAATTGGTTGCTCCGGTCGCTGCGCGAACCATTCGGGTTCAACGTCAGTATCGCCCTTCACCACCTGATCGCGGCGAGTGGAATGTTTGCGCTCCTGCGCTTCCGCAACCTGTCGCTGCCGGCGGCAACACTCGGTGGGCTGGTGTTCGGCTTCGGCGGAACGCTGGTGGCGTTGGACAACTTGCTCAACGGTTTGCAGTCCGCGATATGGATCCCGTGGATCATTCTTGCGTTCGAAGTGTGGTGTGAGCGTCGCACCGCCGCCGCGCTAGCGGGATTGAGCATCGCGTTCGCGGTTGCGGTGCTCGGCGCGATGCCGGAGTTCGTGGTGTTCGCAAACCTGTTGGTGCTGGCCCGCGCGATCGACCGTTCGCACAGCGGACCCGGTCCGCGCTGGAGCACGTCGATGGCGGCGCTGACTGCCGCGAACGTCGTCGCGCTCGGGTTGTGCGCGGTGCAGCTCGTCCCGCTTGCGGAGTACCTGCTGCATTCATCGCGCTTGGGCGGACTCAACGTCGAAGGGGTGGTCGACTACTCGCTGCATCCGCTCGGCGTGTTGGCGTTCGCGCTGCCGCGTCACTACGTCGATGCTGGTGGGCAATTTCACGAGACCGCTGCCTTGTGGGAAGGCGATTTCGCGCGCGCGCCGTGGCTGCTCACGCTCTATGCTGGCGCGGTGCTGGCGCTACTGCCCGCAGCCTTCGCCCGTTTGTCACGCTTCCAGCGCGCGTGGTGGGGCGGCATCACGATCGCGTGCCTGTTGTTGGCGCTGGGACAATATCTGCCGGGGTATCTGTGGGTGATCGAACACGTCGCACCATTGCGCATGCTCCGTTACCCCGAGAAATTTCTCCTCGTCGTTCACCTGGCGCTAGCGGTCGCCGTGGCGCGGGGGCTGGAGGGGGTTCTGCAGGCGCCATCGCGTGCTCGCGGCGTGGCGGTCGTCGCCGCGAGTTGTGCCATCGGCGCGCTGATCATTGGTCGCGTTGTTGCCGGCACGATCACGCTGCCGGCGGTGTTGCTTGCCAGCGATCTGAACGTGCTCGGCATGTTGTTCGGCCTGGTTGCTGCCACTGCGTTGGTTGCGCGCACGCAACCGGCGGTTGCCGGTGTAGCGTTCGTCGTCCTCGTCGCCGCCGATTTGTATCGCGTCAATGCGGCGTTGCTACCGGCGATGGCGTGGAATGACGTGCGCCGGCCGCCGCGCGCACTCGCGGCGATGGCGCACGGGGCTGACCCGCTGCGCATCTACAGCGACGGCGTCGGTCGTCCCGATGTGCCCGCGTTTCCCGACAGCTTCGTGCAAGAGCAGAACCTGTTGCTGATGCAGAACGCCGGCTTTCATCTGATCGGCAACGTCAACGTGCCGGCCGCGATCAATCTGCGCGACCACGAGCGCCTCGAAGCGTTGCTCGAACAGGCGCCGCGCGAACGCGCCGCAGTGCTGCTCGGTGCCTTCAACGTGGCGTATGTTACCAGTCCAAAGCCGTTGGATCGGCCGGGCCTGGTGTTGCGTCAGATACCGACCGATGCGCGCGACGCCTTTGTCTACGAAGTCGCGCCGCGGGTTCCGCGCGCATTCGTTCCGCGCGCTGTGCGCGTCGTCGCCACGGCCGACGCGGCCGTGACTCATTTGCTCAACGCCGACGATCCGAGCGCCGAAGTTGCGATTGGAAGCGACGCGCTACCCGTCGGCCTGCCTGCGGCGATGGGGGGCAGCGTGCGCATCGAGTCGTATCTCCCCGAGCGCATCGAGTTGCTCGCTGAGATGCAGACGCTGGGAGTGGTGGTCGTGACCGACACGTACTATCCCGGGTGGCAGGCCACAGTGGATGGCGCCCCGACGGCAATCGTGCGCGTCAACGGATTCGCGCGTGGCGTACTCGTCGACGCGGGCGCTCATCGCATCGTGATGCAATACGCACCAGCGAGTCATCGCATCGGAATAGCGATCTCGTTCGCCACTGTTTTCTTCGTGGGATTCGCCGTCCTGCGCTTCCGCCGCGCCCCGATCGGCAGTAGCGTATGA
- a CDS encoding sulfatase, which yields MDPTTPSAPKRAIVMLLDSLNRHLLGAYGGTEFDTPNLDRFARRAVRFDEHYAGSLPCMPARHDILCGALDFPWKPWGSIEIWEQPLTASLRAADVTTVLVTDHPHLFETGGENYHCDFAAWDYQRGHESDPWKTRPDPSWVGAPSFGRGHTHYDNSRGYFRDEADFPGPRTMTAAARWLDDHARFHDRFLLFVDEFDPHEPFDTPEPYASMYDTAWQGPHLIWPPYVRGAIEKGVLTPAQARQVRACYGGKLTMIDRWFGRVLDAIDRNHLWADCAVIVCTDHGHFLGEKDIWGKPGVPIYQPLGHIPLMIAWPGIESGTQTALTTSVDLFATLADLFGAPVSHRTHGRSLIPLIRGEVHSVRDRVLSGVWGREIHLIDGATKYARAPVSANAPLSMWSNRWSTMPVPNLPKLRLPLLDQRAVLDHMPGTSVPVIRQPFVDGDFLPFWAYSEFAGNLLFDLRDDPREARNLAGSAREKDAAEHLRVALQEIDAPDDQFVRLGLA from the coding sequence ATGGATCCGACGACCCCCAGCGCCCCCAAGCGCGCGATTGTGATGTTGCTCGACAGCCTCAATCGCCACCTGCTCGGCGCCTACGGCGGCACGGAGTTCGACACGCCGAATCTCGACCGCTTCGCGCGCCGCGCGGTTCGTTTTGATGAGCACTACGCCGGCTCGCTGCCATGCATGCCGGCGCGGCACGACATTCTGTGCGGCGCACTCGACTTCCCATGGAAGCCGTGGGGCTCGATCGAGATTTGGGAACAGCCGCTAACGGCATCGTTGCGCGCCGCGGACGTGACCACGGTGCTGGTAACCGACCATCCACATCTGTTCGAAACCGGCGGTGAGAACTACCACTGCGACTTTGCCGCGTGGGACTACCAGCGCGGTCATGAGAGCGATCCCTGGAAGACGCGGCCCGATCCGAGTTGGGTCGGCGCACCGTCGTTCGGCCGTGGCCATACGCACTACGACAACTCGCGCGGCTACTTTCGTGACGAAGCCGATTTTCCCGGTCCGCGCACGATGACGGCCGCGGCGCGGTGGCTCGATGACCATGCCCGCTTTCACGACCGCTTCCTGTTGTTCGTCGATGAATTCGATCCGCACGAGCCGTTCGATACTCCGGAACCGTATGCGTCGATGTATGACACCGCGTGGCAAGGGCCGCATCTGATTTGGCCGCCGTACGTGCGTGGCGCCATCGAGAAGGGCGTGCTCACGCCCGCGCAGGCGCGGCAAGTGCGCGCCTGCTACGGTGGCAAGCTGACGATGATCGACCGATGGTTCGGCCGCGTGCTCGACGCCATCGACCGCAATCATCTGTGGGCCGACTGCGCCGTGATTGTTTGCACCGATCATGGCCACTTCCTTGGCGAGAAGGACATCTGGGGCAAACCGGGCGTGCCGATCTACCAACCGCTCGGGCACATCCCGCTGATGATTGCGTGGCCGGGGATCGAGTCGGGGACCCAGACGGCGCTGACCACCAGCGTTGATCTGTTCGCGACGCTCGCCGATCTCTTCGGCGCGCCTGTCAGTCATCGGACCCATGGTCGCTCGTTGATCCCATTGATCCGTGGCGAGGTGCACTCGGTGCGCGACCGCGTACTGTCCGGCGTGTGGGGGCGCGAGATCCATCTGATCGACGGCGCGACCAAGTACGCGCGCGCGCCGGTGAGCGCCAACGCGCCGCTCAGCATGTGGTCGAATCGCTGGTCGACGATGCCCGTGCCGAACCTGCCCAAGCTGCGCCTGCCATTGCTCGACCAGCGCGCCGTTCTCGACCACATGCCGGGTACGAGCGTGCCGGTCATCCGCCAGCCATTCGTCGACGGCGACTTCCTCCCGTTTTGGGCGTACTCCGAGTTCGCCGGCAATCTGCTGTTTGATCTTCGCGACGATCCGCGCGAAGCGCGCAACCTGGCCGGTTCAGCGCGCGAGAAGGACGCGGCGGAGCACCTGCGTGTCGCGCTCCAGGAGATCGACGCGCCCGACGATCAGTTTGTGCGGCTGGGCCTCGCGTGA
- a CDS encoding DJ-1/PfpI family protein, with the protein MSLTTGILLFNDAEELDWAGPWEVFTAATMVNAGDRVVTIAETMAPIRCAKGLRVLPDHSFADAPALDVVLVPGGHGTLREVTNPVLLGWLRKTAARCTWVTSVCTGAQLLAEAGIAKGKRVTTHWSFIEVLRARGDVTVVERVRYVRDGNVVTSAGVSAGIDMALWLVGQIHGVDVARLIQKGIEYDPAPPYAADA; encoded by the coding sequence ATGTCGCTCACCACGGGGATTCTACTGTTCAACGACGCCGAGGAACTCGACTGGGCTGGGCCGTGGGAAGTGTTCACGGCCGCCACCATGGTGAACGCAGGCGACCGCGTAGTCACCATCGCCGAGACCATGGCGCCGATACGATGCGCGAAAGGACTGCGGGTGCTGCCCGATCACAGCTTCGCCGATGCCCCAGCCCTGGATGTCGTGCTGGTGCCCGGCGGTCACGGCACGTTGCGCGAAGTGACGAACCCGGTGCTGCTCGGATGGCTGCGCAAAACGGCGGCGCGCTGCACCTGGGTGACGAGCGTGTGTACCGGCGCGCAGTTGTTGGCCGAGGCCGGGATCGCCAAGGGCAAACGGGTCACGACCCACTGGAGCTTCATCGAGGTGCTGCGAGCACGCGGCGATGTGACAGTGGTCGAGCGCGTCCGCTACGTGCGCGACGGCAACGTCGTGACCTCAGCCGGCGTTTCGGCGGGCATCGACATGGCGCTGTGGCTGGTCGGCCAGATCCACGGCGTTGATGTCGCCAGGCTGATTCAAAAAGGCATCGAGTACGACCCCGCGCCCCCGTACGCAGCCGACGCGTGA
- a CDS encoding NAD(P)H-quinone oxidoreductase, with protein MRAIVIEQPGDEDVLRIGEAEAPAMGPADLRIRVSATAVNRADLLQRQGMYPPPLGSSPILGLECAGRVLEVGANVSGWQAGDRVMALLPGGGYAAEAVVHAGSALHVPAALSDVEAAALPEVFLTAFLNIFMLGEPPAGGSVLVHGGGSGVGTAAITLCKEAGLRVIVTAGSDEKCQRCREHGADVAINYRSGDFAAAVQEATDGKGVNVVLDSIGASYLASNLTSLALDGRLVIIGLTGGARTEVNLAMVMLKRLRVIGSTLRTRPVDEKAVIVRTFGQRFGEALKAGRIRPVIDRVLPLERAAEAHRVVYASVHFGKVVLRIQ; from the coding sequence ATGCGAGCCATTGTCATCGAGCAACCCGGAGACGAGGACGTTCTGCGCATCGGCGAGGCTGAAGCGCCGGCGATGGGACCCGCCGACCTGCGCATCCGCGTGAGCGCGACGGCAGTGAATCGCGCCGACTTGTTGCAACGCCAAGGTATGTACCCGCCGCCATTGGGCTCGTCGCCGATTCTCGGTTTGGAATGCGCCGGTCGCGTGCTCGAAGTCGGCGCCAACGTCAGCGGTTGGCAAGCAGGTGACCGGGTGATGGCGCTGCTGCCGGGTGGTGGCTACGCGGCTGAAGCGGTGGTGCACGCCGGTTCAGCACTGCATGTGCCGGCGGCGCTGTCCGATGTCGAAGCGGCGGCCCTGCCGGAAGTGTTTCTCACCGCGTTTCTCAACATCTTCATGTTGGGCGAGCCCCCGGCGGGTGGCAGCGTGCTCGTCCACGGCGGCGGCAGCGGTGTCGGCACCGCAGCGATCACGCTGTGCAAAGAAGCGGGGCTGCGGGTCATCGTAACCGCGGGCAGCGACGAGAAGTGTCAGCGCTGTCGCGAGCACGGCGCCGATGTCGCGATCAACTACCGCAGCGGGGACTTCGCGGCTGCGGTGCAGGAAGCCACGGACGGCAAGGGGGTCAACGTCGTGCTCGATTCCATCGGCGCCAGCTATCTCGCGTCCAATCTCACCTCCCTCGCGCTCGATGGTCGCTTGGTGATCATCGGCCTCACCGGCGGCGCGCGCACGGAAGTGAATCTCGCGATGGTGATGCTCAAACGCTTGCGCGTGATCGGTTCGACGTTGCGGACTCGCCCGGTCGACGAGAAGGCCGTCATCGTCCGCACGTTCGGGCAACGATTCGGTGAGGCGCTCAAGGCCGGCCGCATCCGGCCGGTGATTGATCGGGTGCTGCCGCTCGAGCGCGCCGCCGAAGCCCACCGAGTGGTGTATGCCAGCGTGCATTTCGGAAAAGTCGTGCTGCGGATTCAGTAG
- a CDS encoding sulfite exporter TauE/SafE family protein has product MTLVLLGLVVGTLSGILGLGGGIFLVPALIFLFDFTPHQAQGTSLGVLIPPVGIFAALEYYRRGYIDFSVVGLICVGFVVGAYAGAFVVDRIPVPLMRRLFGFFMFFIAVQMVFTSPDRRFGSVFPATVATGVLAIVYLVERRLGLALPRVRRYVESHKPKKPMIEYNI; this is encoded by the coding sequence ATGACGCTCGTTCTACTTGGTTTGGTCGTCGGCACGCTCAGCGGGATTCTCGGCTTGGGCGGAGGCATCTTCCTGGTGCCGGCGCTGATATTTCTGTTCGACTTCACGCCCCACCAAGCCCAAGGCACGTCGCTCGGCGTGTTGATCCCGCCGGTTGGGATCTTTGCCGCGCTCGAATACTACCGGCGGGGGTACATCGACTTCTCGGTTGTCGGCCTCATCTGCGTCGGCTTCGTCGTCGGCGCCTACGCCGGTGCCTTTGTCGTCGATCGCATTCCAGTGCCGTTGATGCGCCGGCTGTTCGGCTTCTTCATGTTCTTCATTGCCGTGCAGATGGTCTTCACTAGTCCGGATCGCCGCTTCGGCTCGGTGTTTCCCGCCACCGTCGCCACCGGCGTGCTGGCGATCGTCTATCTCGTCGAGCGTCGTCTCGGACTCGCCCTGCCGCGCGTCCGCCGCTACGTCGAAAGCCACAAACCGAAGAAGCCGATGATCGAGTACAACATCTGA
- a CDS encoding tetratricopeptide repeat protein, with the protein MADMNTNPRERFVELSRAPDDRIDVAEGALLIAAEAYPNLDIAAYLQRLDALAQEAREFIGATPSGPQYVERLNQFLFVHKRFVGNQKHYYDRRNSFLNEVLDRHTGIPLTLSLVYMEVARRLGLPVRGVGFPGHFLAKYDGEEEIIIDAFFGQVLSERECHERLQSVLGPDAPFDRRYLRAATPREILVRMLGNLKQVHINAHEFEAALSSCERILLLAPNAPQELRDRGLIYQKLECFGPALADLERFLKLAPNDETADTIRENLIGLRRQAAQVH; encoded by the coding sequence ATGGCGGACATGAACACCAACCCGCGCGAACGCTTCGTCGAGTTGTCGCGGGCACCGGACGATCGCATCGATGTCGCCGAAGGCGCGTTGCTGATTGCCGCGGAAGCCTATCCCAACCTCGATATCGCGGCGTATCTGCAGCGGCTCGATGCGTTGGCGCAGGAAGCGCGCGAGTTCATCGGCGCAACCCCGTCCGGCCCGCAGTACGTCGAGCGGCTCAATCAGTTTCTGTTCGTGCACAAGCGCTTCGTCGGCAATCAGAAGCATTACTACGATCGTCGCAACAGCTTTCTCAACGAAGTCCTCGACCGCCACACCGGGATCCCGCTCACGCTGTCGCTCGTCTACATGGAGGTGGCGCGGCGGCTCGGCCTGCCGGTGCGTGGCGTCGGCTTTCCCGGGCACTTTCTCGCCAAATACGATGGCGAAGAGGAGATCATCATCGACGCCTTCTTCGGCCAAGTGCTCAGCGAGCGGGAGTGCCACGAACGCTTGCAGAGCGTGCTCGGCCCCGACGCGCCGTTCGATCGCCGCTACCTGCGCGCCGCCACGCCGCGCGAAATCCTCGTGCGCATGTTGGGCAACCTGAAGCAGGTGCACATCAACGCGCACGAATTCGAGGCCGCGCTCTCATCGTGCGAGCGTATTCTCCTGCTCGCGCCCAACGCGCCGCAGGAGCTGCGCGATCGCGGGCTGATCTACCAAAAGCTGGAGTGTTTCGGTCCGGCGCTCGCCGATCTCGAACGCTTTCTGAAACTCGCCCCCAACGATGAAACCGCCGACACCATCCGCGAGAACCTCATCGGCCTGCGTCGCCAAGCCGCGCAAGTTCATTGA
- a CDS encoding GlxA family transcriptional regulator produces MTRRQAGKRTQTQNATRRVALVAFPGVQILDVTGPLEVFDQAARCLRERGRRTDAAYTIELLASKSGPITASSGVRLVADRRLREVCGIDTLLVAGGTGTAAAIRDAALVRWLQLMGPRVRRIGSVCSGAFILAEAGLLDGRRATTHWAWCKELAQRYPRVTVDPDPIFVRDGNIYTSAGVTAGMDLALALVEEDHGRELALRVARQLVLFLRRPGGQSQFSAQLAVQAADREPLRELQAWIADHLNRDLSVEALADRVAMSPRNFARVFTREVGVTPARFVEQARVEAARRRLEESAHGVDAIASQCGFGTAESMRRAFLRRLRVAPSAYRHRFASVSPPSLSLH; encoded by the coding sequence ATGACACGGCGGCAAGCGGGCAAGAGAACACAAACGCAGAACGCGACTCGGCGCGTGGCGTTGGTCGCGTTTCCCGGTGTGCAGATCCTCGATGTCACCGGGCCGCTCGAGGTCTTCGATCAAGCGGCGCGCTGTTTGCGCGAGCGCGGCAGGCGTACCGATGCTGCGTATACGATCGAGTTGTTGGCGAGTAAGTCGGGGCCAATCACCGCGTCGTCCGGGGTGCGACTGGTTGCCGATCGCAGGCTGCGCGAAGTGTGTGGCATCGACACGCTGCTGGTCGCCGGCGGAACCGGCACGGCGGCGGCAATTCGAGACGCCGCACTCGTGCGCTGGTTGCAACTTATGGGGCCACGCGTGCGCCGCATCGGCTCGGTGTGCTCCGGCGCATTCATACTCGCCGAGGCAGGCCTGCTCGACGGCCGCCGCGCGACCACCCACTGGGCGTGGTGCAAGGAGCTGGCGCAACGGTACCCGCGCGTCACGGTCGATCCCGACCCGATCTTCGTGCGCGACGGCAACATCTACACGTCGGCCGGCGTCACCGCGGGGATGGACCTCGCGCTGGCGCTTGTCGAAGAAGATCACGGACGCGAGCTGGCGTTGCGGGTGGCGCGCCAACTTGTACTGTTCCTGCGGCGGCCCGGCGGGCAGTCGCAGTTCAGCGCGCAATTGGCCGTGCAAGCCGCCGACCGCGAGCCGCTGCGCGAATTGCAAGCGTGGATCGCCGATCATCTCAATCGGGATCTGTCTGTGGAAGCCTTGGCCGATCGAGTCGCCATGAGTCCGCGCAACTTCGCGCGCGTGTTCACGCGCGAGGTCGGTGTGACGCCGGCGCGCTTTGTCGAGCAGGCACGCGTCGAAGCCGCGCGGCGACGCCTCGAAGAGTCGGCGCACGGGGTCGACGCGATCGCGTCTCAGTGCGGGTTTGGCACCGCCGAATCGATGCGACGCGCCTTCTTGCGCCGGCTGCGGGTCGCACCCAGCGCCTATCGCCACCGCTTTGCGAGTGTGTCACCGCCGAGTCTGTCACTACATTGA